The DNA window GATTCCTTTCTTCATGGATTGACCGGGCAAGCGACGGATGTCATGCATCTGCGTCACCGTTGTTGCAATGACAGGTGCATTTTACGATGGAGTTCTATGATATTTTTGATAATGCTTTGCAATTTCCTGATGGATGCGCTGTATGGGCACTTAGAACTCGCTGTCTTCCGCTTTTTAGCATAGTAAGAAAACATATTTCCTTAGATGATGACAAAAAATTTGGTCTTAGGGAAGTAATGCTTCCATTGGAAATCGTCAGCACCGTTACTTTCTTAAATTTTACCTCGGAGTAGGAGAACAATAGCAATGAATAACTTAGATAATATCTGACTCATAGGTGAACAActgacaaagaaaataattctatATATGGATTAGGAATCGGAACAGTTTGCAAACTTCTATCCTTTTTGATAATGTACACATTtaacatttattattatttaacattatttatttaacaacgcAACGCATATTCTTTCACCACCGCACCGTTTTCTCGATATGCCCGTATATATTATTGTGTATCCTGTTTCCAGAATTAGGTCACTGAAGTTATATTCGTATGCTGGCACACCGATACAACTTCAGTGATCCAATTCTGGAGAGAGAAGGCAACGATTGCTTGTCCGAGTGGTTGTGATTTGaagtatttcttcattttaattttgttcagTAATTTCCCAAAagtctcctctttttttctggatcacaTATAgtacagtttttcttctactgtttTTGTCAAGTTTATAACATACATATGAAACATATACGCATACAACATACACACGCAACATATACATATAAGTGTTTGAAGACGTTTGATGTCAAAAGCTACACTGCTCGCTCGAAGCAAAGTAAGAGAACAAGTGAGACAAAATTGCTTGACATTTGTTGTCCCATCTAACACCTTCTCGTGAAGTAATGCATTTAGGCTGAATATAAAACGGACATTAGAGGTAAGAATCCTAGAACCTTCCTGTTTACGAAGGTCAGTCGCGGAAAAAAATACCCCTATTTCACATAACTGTTGTCTGATTCTCAATGAGGCTTCTGAGATCTCACTGAACATCCTCTGAGTTCATACCTCCTTTGACTATGATCCTTTAAAATTAGATAGTGCTTAACATTTTAAATACGGCAAAAAGCATATCTGTCAAGTAGCGTCCCCCTCTTAAAGCGGCTGCCGTGTGTCCCAATTGCAAATCCATAGCAATGAAGTAAAGAAATCATTGATGAGACGAAACGTTGCACTTGCAAGGCTCTCATGTGGTGTAACGTCGTCATAGGACATGTGTCTGCACAAGGAGAAAACTAATTCAacagttttcttctctcttgCCCTATGGCGCATTCACAAAGGGCAGTAGTTAGCGTTCTTTTGCAGTTTGCAGCAAGCTAATGGATATTAAATCACTGTCATTGTGACATTGTCACACTGTGCGGcacacatttatttttacagtATCGGTCTGATAACTACTATAGCTATAATTAATGTTTCCAAGTATGATTACGCGCAAGAAAATACTATCGTTAATGGAATGGAATTAATTGGAAATGAAATGCATCCAAATAAGGAAATACAATCAAAATTTGATATATATTTAATACATATtatttgatatatatataaaacatGGATGTGCTGCTGGGCACTGTATGGCTGCTGGCTCAACCAAAAGCACACAGGGTGGAGTACAGTTCCTCACCAACATTATGGCATGTCGGGCTGCGGAAGAGACGACGCTTAGGATGACATGTGCACCTTCACTCAGGTGATGGGGAGGCAAGAGCACGTGGGTGTCGAAAAGATCGGAGTAGAAATCGTGAATGACCTTTCCTATACTGTGATTGTTCCATTTGGATTCAGGACAGAGATAATGTTTGTTTTATAAATGGAAGAGACTCGGACGGCTAATGCTCTCGCTGGCTCAGGAGTTTTAGCCAATATTCTCTTTGAATCCTTCTTTTATCGTCTCCCTGCAAAGCATAGCGAACTTCGAGGCGCGTTCAAGGTTCTCGTCGGCTCCTGCGGGCCCATTGGCATATTAGCTCGAGTTCGAGCTCGAATAGTGGTTTGTGTTTCGAAACCCTCAGCTTTCCTCGTACAGTCACGAAGATGCTCTCCCGATCGAATAGATTTATCGTCGATGCTGTCTCTCCCAAAAGTCAGCAAATGAATCGACTAAGTTAATAATGCGTCTAGGGCTTCGTGAAGACTGCGGCCTTCCCTTCTTCAtgcatgaagaaaaatcatctcCAAAGGATGATCCGATCTCCTATGAAACAATGCTGCAACAACGATATCCTCAGGGCAAAATCTTTCGCTGATGATGTAGCCTGTTCCATTAGGTCACTTTTCACCGGATTTCACGTCAAGAGAGAAGAGGAAGGATTTCGAGATTGCGAGATTCCCTGAATGGTTGTAGTTGATGATGGTAACTCGCCATACCAATCTTTAGGCCGTGAGTCCCAATGCGAAGTTCTTCCAGCACCCTTCTGGTTCCAATTTTACCACGAAATCACCAGTAGTGACCTTGAAGAAGGAACGATTCTCTCTGTCGAAGTTCTCTAGATCCATACTGAAAGCTCCGACAAACTTTTCTTTGTAACATGGCGCTGGAGCTTAACTGGAATACACAGTCACAAGTGAAATTGGCCCACATCTCCTTCaaattctcggaaaaaaactgatgacGACTTCAGCCTAATCGCCTGCGAGACGACAGCACGCCAGAGGAGTGACCGAATAAGCAATGTCCATTATGCTCCGCATCGTttctttcctagaaaaaaaaaccttgtggAGAAGATTTGAATAGCAGACGAACCGACAGCCATCTTCTGAAGGCTGACGGCTACCTTTTCCTCTTCGTgagtttcttcttctggaCCTCCCCAAGAAAATAATATTGTTTTTCTGAgcgcttcgaaaaaaaaacaacgaaatttGGGAACTGTAATGTTGGAATTTGGAGTGATCAATATCATCACGGCGtaaaaaggtggaaaaaataagagacaTTCCTGCAGATTTGAAGAAACACCAAAACATGTTTTTCCTCCACTCTGGCGGTCCCACGGAAGTTAGAGACATATTGTAGGAAAATGTCGTGCGGTAATATTCCTCTAATGCAGCAGTGCTCATTTAGAACTGAATAATATTAGCAAGTAAGAAGTGCAGGCAAAAGTAAAACAACGGTTTCGAATTGGAAATTTTATAATGAGATAAGTCTTGTGGCATTTAGTAGTACAATTTGCAATAAGTGCGGGAATTAGATCTAACGTAAACTGGTCACAGAGCTGAGGGGGAACAATGTATGATGAAAAAGATGGATCGAAGATTGAGCGAAGATTCTTGAAGaccagaaaattaaaaaaagcagagtTCACAACATAGTTTACAGCATCAAAAGATTCCACAAATTTCTCACTCTCGAATTTTCGGAAGATTGCAGAAGGTCAAGTGGTTCACGTGGATTAATGTACAGGCGACGTTATTGAAAATTGGAGAATAGAATTTCATTTCGGCACAGCTGTGAGCTGACCACATTAACGCGCTGCTGTCAGGCGGAAATGCCATTGCCGTTTGcacacataaataaataaatcgaatCAAAACAAtagcaaataaagaaaatctcTAGTCTTCACATTTACCGTACTACCTTGAAGAAGTAACAAAGCTGTTGAATTTTCTCTATCGTTGGAGTGTAGTAACTATTTTTCCAGGATACTTTGTCTACGTATGCTACTATtcatttatgtatgtatgatcAGGTGACGAAGTAAGGGGAGTGCCGAGAAGGACAGATGGGCTGATTTTTCGCAGAACGAATTGCTTAGCTATCAAACCACATCCTTTTGTCACTGCTTGCATGTCTGTCTGCCTGTCTTTCTGTATCCATACCAGTGCGCTGTTCTGTCTGTTTGCGTGTCTGCCGTGTCATTGACCCTTCTCTTATTATTTCTCAGCTGTTTCTGTTCTCTTCATTCAATGCCGTCCTTTTATCGCGAACTAAGAACAGTAAGGTCCAGAACCATAAAGTACCCAGCAGCACTCCCTCGATTAGCGCCAAAAGTTGTAATCTCCACAACTTACTAACGACAACTGTAGACGTTAAGACGGGCAGATCGTGCAACCCGCCACCCCACGATGAGATCTGTTGCGTAAGGTGGACTGAGGTTGAATGTGGAAAATGAAGCGGTCGTGGTAATATTAGAAGAAAAGCCACACCATAGACGTATAGCCAGCCATTACATCTCCATACGActggaataataaaatactagATACAATCACAGGAACAGCACATGTGATCGATTTTGATCGCCTGAGCGGTAATTTGTTGATGTTCACATGAAATTCAATGGGTAATGGATTCGTTCTCCACAGAAAAGGCCAGCTTTCCTATAGAGAATATGACGTActcggcgttgatcaatccctctggatacgcctacgcgttcgactttcaTATTCGCTACAAAAATGAGAATCTACCGACACTCGACTGACACGACATGCGTAATCGCTTTCATCCACCCCAGGTTTGCTTTCCTACCGAAGCTCTCCTGAAA is part of the Necator americanus strain Aroian chromosome V, whole genome shotgun sequence genome and encodes:
- a CDS encoding hypothetical protein (NECATOR_CHRV.G18858.T1), with translation MILITPNSNITVPKFRCFFFEALRKTILFSWGGPEEETHEEEKERNDAEHNGHCLFGHSSGVLSSRRRLG